A window of Acinonyx jubatus isolate Ajub_Pintada_27869175 chromosome E4, VMU_Ajub_asm_v1.0, whole genome shotgun sequence contains these coding sequences:
- the GREM2 gene encoding gremlin-2 isoform X2, with product MFWKLSLSLCLVAVLVKVAEARKNRPAGAIPSPYKDGSSNHSERWQHQIKEVLASSQEALVVTERKYLKSDWCKTQPLRQTVSEEGCRSRTILNRFCYGQCNSFYIPRHVRKEEESFQSCAFCKPQRVTSVLVELECPGLDPPFRLKKIQKVKQCRCMSVNLSDSDKQ from the coding sequence ATGTTCTGGAAGCTCTCCCTGTCCTTGTGCCTGGTGGCCGTGCTGGTGAAGGTGGCGGAGGCCCGGAAGAACCGGCCGGCGGGCGCCATCCCCTCGCCCTACAAGGACGGCAGCAGCAACCACTCGGAGAGATGGCAGCACCAGATCAAGGAGGTGTTGGCCTCCAGCCAGGAGGCCCTGGTGGTCACCGAGCGCAAGTACCTCAAGAGTGACTGGTGCAAGACGCAGCCGCTGCGGCAGACGGTGAGCGAGGAGGGCTGCCGCAGCCGCACGATCCTCAACCGCTTCTGCTACGGCCAGTGCAACTCCTTCTACATCCCGCGCCACGTCCGCAAGGAGGAGGAGTCCTTCCAGTCGTGCGCCTTCTGCAAGCCCCAGCGCGTCACCTCGGTCCTGGTGGAGCTCGAATGTCCCGGGCTGGACCCTCCCTTCCGACTCAAAAAGATCCAGAAGGTGAAGCAGTGTCGGTGCATGTCGGTGAACCTGAGCGACTCGGACAAGCAGTGA
- the GREM2 gene encoding gremlin-2 isoform X1 produces the protein MAEGEISLKVLTCLRGKTGMFWKLSLSLCLVAVLVKVAEARKNRPAGAIPSPYKDGSSNHSERWQHQIKEVLASSQEALVVTERKYLKSDWCKTQPLRQTVSEEGCRSRTILNRFCYGQCNSFYIPRHVRKEEESFQSCAFCKPQRVTSVLVELECPGLDPPFRLKKIQKVKQCRCMSVNLSDSDKQ, from the coding sequence GATGTTCTGGAAGCTCTCCCTGTCCTTGTGCCTGGTGGCCGTGCTGGTGAAGGTGGCGGAGGCCCGGAAGAACCGGCCGGCGGGCGCCATCCCCTCGCCCTACAAGGACGGCAGCAGCAACCACTCGGAGAGATGGCAGCACCAGATCAAGGAGGTGTTGGCCTCCAGCCAGGAGGCCCTGGTGGTCACCGAGCGCAAGTACCTCAAGAGTGACTGGTGCAAGACGCAGCCGCTGCGGCAGACGGTGAGCGAGGAGGGCTGCCGCAGCCGCACGATCCTCAACCGCTTCTGCTACGGCCAGTGCAACTCCTTCTACATCCCGCGCCACGTCCGCAAGGAGGAGGAGTCCTTCCAGTCGTGCGCCTTCTGCAAGCCCCAGCGCGTCACCTCGGTCCTGGTGGAGCTCGAATGTCCCGGGCTGGACCCTCCCTTCCGACTCAAAAAGATCCAGAAGGTGAAGCAGTGTCGGTGCATGTCGGTGAACCTGAGCGACTCGGACAAGCAGTGA